A DNA window from Zingiber officinale cultivar Zhangliang chromosome 3A, Zo_v1.1, whole genome shotgun sequence contains the following coding sequences:
- the LOC122053298 gene encoding zinc finger protein STOP1 homolog has translation MDLKLRKPPESSSLSSSSRNLKPDMPFVQFDSASLDHGVPRDQSFSEVFPQFVNQSRGVYVPETVTKNDLVIDWNPRLMLINLSFLEQKIHQVQDVVRSIISQEGHAFDRGNELAVQQQLVTADLTYIIIQLISTAGTLLPNIKNALLSTDPAVDRPDSGMGMNTNLSSGGGQKLNEILPQEVAKSCEYDELIKDFNACVGEGGELIKGLNHAGDELSESMPIDDHDVKDYDDVMDGENLPPGSYEVLQLEKEEILAPHTHFCMICGKGFKRDANLRMHMRGHGDEYKTPAALAKPSKEASSVPSIIRRYSCPFVGCKRNKEHKKFQPLKTILCVKNHYKRSHCDKSYTCSRCKTKKFSVIADLKTHEKHCGRDKWNCSCGTTFSRKDKLFGHVALFQGHTPTIPIDDAKVSGTPDTAQSSEATNGMVGNVGFNFSGNSPNDGQSLDIKSAAYSQGYFSPMNFDACNFSGLDEFPRSVYEVSESPFSFLSTGSCSFMQRNGEN, from the coding sequence ATGGATCTTAAGCTGAGAAAACCCCCAGAATCATCATCACTATCTTCCTCCTCGAGAAACCTCAAGCCAGACATGCCGTTCGTCCAATTTGATTCTGCAAGTTTGGACCATGGCGTTCCACGGGATCAATCCTTCTCTGAAGTGTTTCCACAGTTTGTCAACCAATCTCGTGGTGTTTATGTTCCAGAGACAGTGACAAAAAACGATCTGGTCATCGATTGGAACCCTAGACTTATGCTGATCAATCTCTCATTCCTCGAACAAAAGATACACCAAGTGCAGGACGTTGTGCGTTCGATAATCAGTCAGGAAGGTCATGCGTTTGATAGAGGTAATGAGTTGGCAGTGCAACAACAGCTTGTCACAGCAGATCTAACTTACATTATAATTCAGTTGATCTCTACGGCTGGCACTCTTCTTCCCAACATTAAAAATGCACTTCTTTCGACTGATCCTGCTGTCGATCGGCCGGATAGTGGCATGGGCATGAACACTAACCTGTCCTCAGGAGGTGGTCAGAAACTGAATGAGATCTTGCCTCAAGAGGTTGCTAAATCTTGCGAGTATGATGAGTTGATAAAAGACTTTAATGCTTGTGTTGGTGAAGGAGGTGAGCTGATCAAAGGCTTGAATCATGCTGGAGATGAATTATCAGAGTCTATGCCGATCGACGACCATGATGTGAAGGACTATGATGATGTTATGGACGGAGAGAACCTTCCCCCTGGTTCATATGAGGTACTGCAACTGGAGAAAGAGGAGATTTTGGCACCACATACCCATTTCTGTATGATATGTGGAAAGGGGTTCAAGAGGGATGCAAACCTGAGGATGCATATGAGAGGGCACGGTGACGAGTACAAGACTCCAGCTGCTCTCGCTAAGCCAAGCAAGGAGGCAAGTTCAGTACCATCAATAATCAGGAGATATTCATGTCCTTTTGTTGGTTGTAAGAGGAacaaggagcacaagaagttccAGCCTCTCAAGACTATCCTCTGCGTGAAGAACCACTACAAGAGAAGCCACTGCGACAAGAGTTACACCTGCAGTCGATGCAAAACTAAGAAATTTTCTGTCATTGCGGACCTGAAAACACATGAGAAGCACTGTGGCAGAGACAAGTGGAACTGCTCTTGTGGCACTACTTTTTCAAGGAAGGATAAATTGTTTGGGCATGTTGCTCTCTTCCAAGGTCACACACCTACCATTCCCATAGACGATGCAAAAGTCTCAGGAACACCAGATACAGCTCAGAGCAGCGAAGCAACAAATGGAATGGTGGGGAATGTGGGCTTCAATTTTTCTGGGAACAGCCCGAATGATGGTCAGAGCCTCGATATAAAAAGTGCTGCTTATAGCCAGGGTTACTTCTCACCCATGAATTTTGACGCATGCAACTTCAGTGGTCTTGACGAATTCCCTCGTTCAGTATATGAAGTTTCTGAAAGCCCTTTCTCCTTCCTTTCGACTGGTTCTTGCAGCTTCATGCAAAGAAATGGAGAAAATTAG
- the LOC122053295 gene encoding V-type proton ATPase subunit c1, translating into MSTFSGDETAPFFGFLGAAAALVFSCMGAAYGTAKSGVGVASMGVMRPELVMKSIVPVVMAGVLGIYGLIIAVIISTGINPKAKSYYLFDGYAHLSSGLACGLAGLSAGMAIGIVGDAGVRANAQQPKLFVGMILILIFAEALALYGLIVGIILSSRAGQSRAD; encoded by the exons ATGTCAACCTTCAGCGGCGATGAAACCGCCCCCTTCTTTGGGTTCCTTGGCGCAGCGGCGGCCCTCGTTTTCTCAT GCATGGGAGCGGCGTATGGAACAGCAAAGAGCGGCGTTGGCGTGGCATCGATGGGCGTGATGCGGCCGGAGCTCGTGATGAAGTCGATCGTGCCCGTGGTCATGGCTGGAGTGCTTGGAATCTACGGGCTCATTATCGCGGTGATTATAAGCACTGGGATCAACCCTAAGGCCAAGTCGTATTACCTCTTCGACGGGTATGCCCACCTCTCCTCCGGGCTTGCTTGTGGCCTCGCGGGACTCTCGGCTGGGATGGCGATTGGGATCGTTGGCGATGCTGGAGTCAG AGCCAACGCACAGCAACCAAAACTGTTTGTAGGGATGATTCTCATCCTCATCTTTGCCGAAGCTCTTGCCCTCTATGGCCTTATTGTTGGGATCATCCTTTCTTCTCGCGCTGGTCAATCTCGAGCCGACTAA
- the LOC122053291 gene encoding probable serine/threonine-protein kinase At1g01540 — MSSRLGSPPLLNDELSKRTAVFGLHMWVVVGICLGAAFVLLLFLLSLWFTSKREPGPTAAHGAPCIPAVSKEIQEIRPSSRAASAARSLGEILQKPLPDSDPPSSVSIERQALLTPALEEESPIRHQRIHIEMGKGHRIIYPERGRGAADGRVVGHAPIAAPEVSHLGWGHWFTLRELEVATGNFADENVIGEGGYGIVYHGVLEDRTQVAVKNLLNNRGQAEREFTVEVEAIGRVRHKNLVRLLGYCMEGAHRILVYEYIDNGTLDQWLHGEVGLCSPLTWEIRMDIILGTAKGLMYLHEGLEPKVVHRDIKSSNILLDKNWNPKVSDFGLAKLLGSERSYVTTRVMGTFGYVSPEYASTGMLNERSDVYSFGVLIMEIISGRNPVDYSRPTAEVNLIEWIKVMVGNRNAESILDPKLAENPTSRALKRALLVALRCIDPDSQKRPKMGHVIHMLEADGFPYRDERKTGKNHRDAHLEKSKLQETIESGDSSGYESNIKCQS; from the exons ATGTCGTCGAGGTTGGGAAGTCCGCCGCTGCTCAACGACGAGCTATCCAAGCGCACCGCCGTCTTCGGCCTCCATATGTGGGTCGTCGTAGGTATCTGCCTCGGCGCCGCCTTCGTGCTCCtgctcttcctcctctccctctggTTCACGTCCAAGCGCGAACCGGGACCCACCGCGGCGCACGGCGCACCCTGCATTCCCGCCGTCTCCAAGGAGATCCAGGAAATCCGCCCTTCTTCCCGCGCCGCCTCCGCCGCTCGCTCGCTCGGCGAGATCCTCCAGAAGCCGCTTCCGGACTCCGATCCCCCCTCTTCGGTCTCTATCGAGCGCCAGGCGCTTCTTACCCCGGCTCTGGAGGAGGAAAGCCCCATCAGGCACCAGAGGATCCACATCGAGATGGGGAAAGGGCACAGGATCATCTATCCGGAGCGTGGAAGGGGCGCCGCGGATGGCCGGGTTGTAGGGCACGCCCCGATCGCGGCGCCCGAGGTGTCGCATCTGGGTTGGGGTCACTGGTTCACTCTCAGGGAGCTCGAAGTGGCCACCGGCAACTTCGCGGATGAAAATGTGATCGGCGAAGGTGGTTACGGCATTGTGTACCACGGAGTCCTGGAGGATCGCACTCAGGTCGCAGTCAAGAACTTGCTGAATAACAG GGGCCAAGCCGAGAGGGAGTTCACGGTCGAAGTGGAAGCTATTGGCCGTGTGCGACACAAAAATTTAGTGAGATTGCTGGGATACTGTATGGAAGGTGCTCATAG GATTCTAGTATATGAATACATAGACAATGGAACCTTGGATCAGTGGCTTCATGGGGAGGTAGGACTTTGCAGTCCTCTCACCTGGGAGATACGTATGGACATCATTCTTGGAACAGCAAAAGG GTTAATGTACCTGCACGAAGGACTAGAACCAAAGGTTGTTCACAGAGACATCAAGTCTAGTAACATTCTGCTTGATAAGAATTGGAATCCGAAGGTCTCAGACTTTGGGCTTGCAAAGCTCTTGGGATCAGAGAGGAGCTATGTTACGACTCGAGTGATGGGAACATTTGG TTATGTGTCTCCTGAATATGCTAGCACTGGCATGTTGAATGAGAGGAGTGATGTTTACAGTTTTGGGGTTCTTATTATGGAAATAATATCTGGTCGAAACCCAGTCGACTATAGTAGACCAACTGCAGAG GTTAACTTGATTGAGTGGATCAAGGTAATGGTCGGCAACCGTAATGCTGAAAGTATTTTGGATCCTAAATTGGCTGAAAACCCTACTTCCAGGGCATTAAAAAGAGCTCTCTTAGTGGCACTTCGGTGCATTGATCCTGATTCACAAAAGAGGCCAAAGATGGGACATGTGATTCATATGCTTGAGGCTGATGGTTTTCCATATCGAGAT GAACGAAAAACTGGAAAAAACCACAGAGATGCCCATCTGGAGAAATCAAAATTACAGGAAACCATTGAATCTGGTGATAGCAGTGGCTATGAGAGTAATATCAAATGCCAAAGTTAA
- the LOC122053296 gene encoding subtilisin-like protease SBT3.17: MSRSFPFTLLALLSLLIVFVFSSLPLLTSAMAEPTTKHPEPEEATVQIVYVQKPETEEPEAFHIQTLAAVLGSEDAAKESLIYHYTHAASGFSAKLTKSQVEELSKQPGVLQVVPSRTVSLMGGTQPHCHRC, encoded by the exons ATGAGCAGGTCATTCCCCTTCACCCTCCTTGCCCTTCTTTCCCTTCTCATAGTATTCGtcttctcatctcttcctctACTGACCTCCGCCATGGCTGAGCCGACCACGAAGCACCCGGAACCGGAGGAGGCCACTGTCCAAATTGTCTACGTGCAAAAGCCAGAGACAGAGGAGCCCGAGGCCTTCCACATCCAAACCCTTGCCGCAGTCCTCGGCAG TGAGGATGCCGCCAAGGAATCGCTGATCTACCATTACACGCATGCGGCGAGTGGATTCTCTGCGAAGCTGACCAAGTCGCAGGTCGAGGAATTGTCGA AGCAACCGGGCGTTCTTCAGGTTGTGCCAAGTAGAACCGTCAGCCTCATGGGGGGAACCCAGCCCCACTGCCACCGCTGCTAG
- the LOC122053294 gene encoding DNA repair protein XRCC2 homolog, translating into MNPRGINDEAEDPRAWIHGDESAKTMLARLLIERSLLLLPPLHRLPLRVGNVVEITGPSSSAKSQVLLQAAVHCILPKEWKGIRFGGLERIVIYFDLDCRFDVRRLTQILKFRILGVLGSINGSNRAHQEGFQEYHGEASIMNSVYDELIVACMKRFLYIRCYDSYEFLAALKTMHSRAQVESGVLGVGIHFLLIDSIGAFYWIDRSIQPSNSLDYKRGTMSFQHLVETIVQEIRKFLEVQPVLVLVSKASIFGAGTSIDAQRDIEMCTSSRDTDKVLYREYMPSAWQAFVTHRINLQLSDKYTNDKKGGTSPIYTSEWVQPPLNIKDQFAVADDGIYLI; encoded by the exons ATGAACCCTAGAGGGATAAACGACGAGGCGGAGGATCCTCGAGCTTGGATCCATGGCGACGAGAGCGCAAAGACCATGCTCGCTAGGCTTCTTATCGAGCGcagcctcctcctccttcctccgcTCCACCGCCTTCCCCTTCGCGTCGGCAACGTCGTCGAGATCACCGGCCCGTCCTCCTCGGCCAAATCCCAAGTGCTTCTCCAG GCGGCTGTCCACTGTATTCTTCCCAAAGAGTGGAAGGGTATCCGTTTCGGGGGGTTGGAGCGCATAGTGATCTACTTTGATCTAGATTGCCGTTTTGACGTTCGCCGCCTCACCCAGATCCTGAAGTTCCGTATATTGGGGGTCCTTG GATCTATCAATGGAAGCAATCGAGCACATCAGGAGGGCTTTCAGGAATATCATGGCGAGGCTTCAATCATGAACTCAGTATATGATGAACTGATTGTAGCTTGCATGAAGCGCTTCTTGTATATCCGTTGTTATGATAGCTACGAATTCCTAGCTGCTTTAAAG ACCATGCACTCACGCGCTCAAGTTGAAAGTGGAGTTCTTGGCGTTGGCATTCATTTTCTTTTGATAGATAG CATCGGTGCCTTCTATTGGATTGATCGTTCCATTCAACCTTCGAATTCCTTGGATTATAAGAG GGGAACTATGTCTTTTCAACATCTGGTAGAAACTATTGTTCAGGAGATACGGAAATTCTTAGAGGTGCAACCTGTCCTGGTGTTAGTTTCTAAAGCAAGTATATTTGGTGCTGGAACGTCCATTGATGCACAGAG GGATATTGAAATGTGTACTTCAAGCAGAGATACAGACAAGGTTTTGTACCGCGAATACATGCCTTCTGCATGGCAG GCATTTGTAACTCACCGGATAAACTTGCAACTTTCAG ACAAGTATACTAATGACAAGAAAGGTGGTACATCGCCAATATATACATCCGAGTGGGTGCAACCTCCGCTTAATATAAAAGATCAATTTGCTGTTGCAGAT GATGGAATCTACCTGATCTAA
- the LOC122053292 gene encoding RNA demethylase ALKBH9B-like: MSNTTATVERKFNDLFISKSPAPAGRHPVPRPAQPNGYNPKEDDDSEEIKRSWMVKRKKDFQKMKKVHGRLVNILEGLELHAGVFSAAEQKQIVDCIYAFQKKGRNGELRERTYSEPRKWMRGKGRITIQFGCCYNYAVDKHGNPPGIIRDEQVDPIPPLLKFMIKRMVAWRVLPATCIPNSCIVNIYDKDDCIPPHIDHHDFLRPFCTVSFLSECNILFGTELKVLGPGEFSGSTAIPLPVGSVLILNGNGADIAKHCVPAVPSRRISITFRKMDDSKLPFKYSLDPDLLNLRALPTPAESARMQQTRSQSSSSVRVAPVQQINGESASPVPAPASPIQQNRGGNSTPVPAARFQSVHRQQAKSEEVKPKRNSPNQFNLDDFPPLGFGSAGHSKKTTRSLRQ, encoded by the exons ATGTCCAATACCACCGCAACCGTCGAAA GGAAGTTCAATGATCTTTTTATCAGCAAATCGCCTGCCCCTGCAGGAAGGCACCCCGTGCCACGGCCTGCTCAGCCGAATGGATATAATCCGAAGGAAGATGATGATTCAGAGGAGATCAAAAGGTCTTGgatggtgaagaggaagaaggattttcagaagatgaagaaggtTCACGGTCGGCTGGTCAATATTCTCGAGGGGCTCGAGCTCCACGCCGGAGTTTTCAGCGCCGCCGAGCAGAAACAGATCGTGGATTGCATCTATGCCTTCCAGAAGAAAGGCCGGAACGGTGAGCTCAGAG AGCGAACGTATTCGGAGCCGAGGAAATGGATGCGCGGTAAAGGGAGGATTACAATTCAGTTCGGTTGCTGCTACAATTATGCAGTG GACAAGCATGGTAACCCTCCAGGCATAATTCGCGACGAACAAGTCGATCCCATTCCCCCTTTGCTGAAATTTATGATCAAAAGAATGGTAGCATGGCGAGTCCTTCCCGCCACATGCATTCCCAACAGCTGCATTGTGAACATTTATGACAAAGATGATTGCATTCCTCCGCATATCGATCACCATGATTTCTTGCGGCCCTTCTGCACGGTTTCCTTTCTCTCGGAGTGCAATATTCTGTTTGGGACAGAGCTGAAGGTGCTCGGCCCAGGAGAATTTTCCGGCTCCACTGCCATACCTCTGCCTGTTGG CTCTGTGCTTATTCTGAACGGAAATGGAGCTGATATCGCTAAGCACTGTGTGCCCGCTGTGCCTTCTAGAAG GATCTCCATTACATTCAGGAAGATGGACGACAGCAAACTCCCCTTCAAGTATTCACTGGATCCTGATCTGCTGAATCTCCGTGCACTACCGACACCAGCTGAGTCTGCGCGAATGCAGCAAACGAGAAGTCAGAGTTCGTCTTCGGTTCGAGTCGCCCCAGTGCAGCAAATCAATGGCGAAAGTGCATCGCCTGTCCCAGCTCCTGCTTCCCCAATTCAGCAAAACAGGGGTGGAAATTCAACACCCGTTCCTGCTGCACGATTTCAGTCGGTTCATAGACAGCAAGCGAAGTCGGAAGAAGTAAAGCCGAAAAGGAATAGCCCCAACCAGTTCAATCTGGATGACTTCCCTCCTCTTGGCTTTGGTTCGGCTGGCCACTCGAAGAAAACGACCCGTTCACTTAGACAGTGA